One Chelonoidis abingdonii isolate Lonesome George chromosome 18, CheloAbing_2.0, whole genome shotgun sequence genomic region harbors:
- the SCN3B gene encoding sodium channel regulatory subunit beta-3 — MAALAMGFCLSSVLLVIWVGVCSPVCVEVPSETEAVQGTHMKLLCISCMKREEVSASTVVEWFYKTERGKDELIYEYRKVYHEFPSRFSGRLQWNGSKDMQDVSITVLNVTLNDSGIYTCNITREFDFEIHRPLFTSSRLIHLTVVEEAGEDFTSVISEIMMYILLVFLTLWLLIEMVYCYRKVSKAEETVQENATDYLAVPSENKDNCAVPVEE; from the exons TTGGCGTCTGTTCTCCAGTCTGTGTGGAAGTCCCATCAGAGACGGAGGCTGTCCAAGGAACTCACATGAAGCTGCTCTGTATCTCCTGCATGAAGAGAGAAGAGGTTTCTGCAAGCACCGTGGTGGAATGGTTCTACAAGACTGAAAGGGGGAAAGATGAGCTG ATCTATGAATACAGAAAAGTATACCATGAATTTCCAAGCCGCTTCAGTGGCCGGCTACAATGGAATGGAAGCAAAGACATGCAGGATGTGTCCATCACTGTATTAAATGTGACCTTGAATGATTCGGGGATCTACACCTGTAACATCACCCGGGAATTTGACTTTGAGATTCATCGCCCACTCTTCACAAGCTCCAGATTGATCCATCTCACTGTGGTAGAGGAGG CTGGAGAAGATTTCACATCTGTCATCTCTGAAATTATGATGTATATTCTCCTGGTTTTCCTCACCTTGTGGCTGCTGATAGAAATGGTCTATTGCTACAGGAAGGTCTCCAAAGCAGAGGAGACTGTACAAGAAAATGC GACTGACTACCTCGCTGTTCCATCGGAAAATAAGGACAACTGCGCTGTGCCCGTGGAGGAGTAG